The genomic window GGTTTTCACGCGGATAAATCACGTCCACCGCGCTGCCGAGCACCCCGATGGTGGGGCTGCTCGCCTCCCCGCTTGCAGCTTCCAGGGCTGCCGTGTGCGCCGCCGTGTCCACCCCCCGCGCCAGCCCGCTGACGATGAGGACGCCTGCTGCTGCCAGCTCGCCTGCGATGGTCCGGGTCAGCGCCAGCGCGTGGGGACTCGCTGCCCGCGTGCCCACGATGCCCACCGAGTGCGGCACGGTGCCGAGCCCGGCGAGCAGCTCGGCGCCGCCCGCGCCCCGCACCCACAGCACGGCGGGCGGATCACCCAGGGCTTCCAGCGCCGCCGGATAGCCGGGCAAACCGCGTCCGAGCAGGGTGACGCCGCGCTCTGCCGCCTTGTTCAGTTCGGCCCGCGCCTCCTCTGCCGCTTTTGCCCCGCCAATCGCCGCCACCGAACGCGAGTCCAGCCCCTCCACCCGCCGCAGCTCGGTCAGAGGCGCCGCCAGTGCCGCCTCCGCGCTGCCGAAATGCCGCCGCAGGTTTTCGATGCGCCGTGGCCCCAGTCCGGGCGTAAACCGCAGGGTGAGCAGGGCCAGCAGTTCGGCGTGGGCGGCAGCAGGGGAGGGAAGGGTCACGGCGCGAGAATAGGCGGGGCGCTCCTACAGGCTTGTTACGCGCCAAAAAAAGAGCGGAGGCCCGAACACTCCCGGCGCTCTGCCTCCGCTCTCCTGCTGCCTTCCATGGATTCCGCTCAATTCCAGTCCAGTCGCAAAAGCGCCGCCTGCACTTCCATACCGCAGAATCCGTATTTTTTCTTCGTGCATCCGCTTGGATTGAAGCCAAAACAGCTAGCTTCAATCGGAATTCGTCTTACTTGCCCTGCTGCGCCAGTTTCAGGAAGTAGGCGCTCGTCTTGTCGCCCGGGTCCAGCGCGACGGCGCGGCCATAGGCTTCGGCGGCTCCGGCGTAGTTTTTCGCCTCGTAGCGCACGCGGCCCAGCCAGGCCCAGGCCTTGCCGTAGTTGGCACTTGCGGTGGTGGCCTGAAGAAAACCGGCCTCGGCACCCGCCTTGTCGCCCGCCGAGTACTTGCCGTAGGCCGTACGGAAGGTCTGGACGGCTCTCAGGCCATATTGCTGCCCTTCCTGCGCCAGCCCGAGGTTGTAGCGGTCACTGTCGGTGGCGCCCGGCAGCGCGGCGAGGGCTTGATAGGCGCTTAGCGCCGCACCCGTGTCCCCGGCTTCCAGGGCGAGGCGGCCCGCTTCGCGCTGGGCTTCGGGGAAGTTGGGGGCCGAGCGGGCGGCTTCCTGGAACCCGGCGAGGGCCTCGGCGCGGCGCCCGGCGTCCAGGCTGGCGTAGGCGCGGCTGAAGGCCTGGGTCGCGGCGGGGCCGTAGGTGCTCGCGTTGCGGGCGACCTGGGCGAAGTAGTTCAGCGTCTTGTCGGTGGGCGCGAGGCTCAGTGCCTGGGTGTAGAGGTTTTGCGCGAGCGCGTAGTCCCCGCTTTCTAGCGCGGTGCGGGCGGCCCAGGTCGCGCAGGGCACGCTCTGGGGGTCGAGCGTCAGGCAGGCTTTGAAATACGCGGCGGCCTGCGCCGACTGCCCGCGCGTGTAGGCCGCGTAGCCGAGGTTGTACTGCACGTTGCCGGCAGCGCGCGCTTCGTTTTGCCCGGCAGCGACGGGGGCCACAGCGAAATACGCCCGCCAGCTCGACTCGGCCTGTTTCCAGAAGCCGACTTCGGTGTAGATCTGGGCGCGCAGACGCAGCACGTCGGGGTTGTTGGGGGCGGCGCTCACGGCGGCTTCGGCGCGGTCGGCGGCCTGTTTCCACAGCGGCTGGTCGATGCTGGCACTGCCCGCCGGATACGTGGTGCGGGCGCGGTTCGTCAGGTCACGGGCCTCGGCGGCGAGCTGTGCGGCGTTGGCTGGAGCGGCTGTGGTGGGGGCCGCTTGCGTGGGGACGTTCGGGGCGGTCTGGGCCAGCCCCGCGCCACTCAGGGCGAGGGAGACGGTCAGCAGAAGATTCAGGGTGCTTTTCATGGGAAACCTCCAGTCGGGTGGACGGGTTGTCGGTGGGGGACGTTCGCTTCTCATTCTTCGCACGTGGCGGCGGGAGAGGCGTGGGTTTGCCATGAGGAAGCCTTCAGGCGGCTCAAGGCCGGGCCACGCCGTACCCTGCGGGGGATGAACGGCATTCTCTGGCTGGCCCTGGACGGCGTGGGGCACCCCGCAGACGCGCCGCCCGGCTCGGTGTGGGAGCAGGACCTGCCGACGCTGCGGGCCGTGGTGGATGCGGGCCCCGCGCTCGACGCGACCCTCGGCGTGCCGGGCCTGCCGCAGTCGGGCACCGGCCAAAGCTGCTGGCTGACCGGCACGGACGCGGTGCGCCTGATGGGCGAGCACTTCGGGCCGGTGCCGGGGCCGACGCTTCAAGCCCTGCTGCGCGAGCATGGTCTGCCGGGCCGCCTGACCGCCGCCGGGGGGCGCGCCGCGCTGGTCAACGCCTACTCGCCCGCTTACCTCGCGGGCGGGGG from Deinococcus radiodurans R1 = ATCC 13939 = DSM 20539 includes these protein-coding regions:
- the dprA gene encoding DNA-processing protein DprA, producing MTLPSPAAAHAELLALLTLRFTPGLGPRRIENLRRHFGSAEAALAAPLTELRRVEGLDSRSVAAIGGAKAAEEARAELNKAAERGVTLLGRGLPGYPAALEALGDPPAVLWVRGAGGAELLAGLGTVPHSVGIVGTRAASPHALALTRTIAGELAAAGVLIVSGLARGVDTAAHTAALEAASGEASSPTIGVLGSAVDVIYPRENHDLAGRMVVVSEYPLGTGPAQHHFPSRNRVIAALSAGVLVVEGERKSGSLITATHALDCGRTVFAVPGRAGDPRASGPHALIRDGAVLTESAQDVLTELNWGLAPAPAVPDLPPEQARVLRALQTPATLDDLAATTGLSIPELQTALVMLQLQGLAYEVGGRWSR
- a CDS encoding tetratricopeptide repeat protein; translated protein: MKSTLNLLLTVSLALSGAGLAQTAPNVPTQAAPTTAAPANAAQLAAEARDLTNRARTTYPAGSASIDQPLWKQAADRAEAAVSAAPNNPDVLRLRAQIYTEVGFWKQAESSWRAYFAVAPVAAGQNEARAAGNVQYNLGYAAYTRGQSAQAAAYFKACLTLDPQSVPCATWAARTALESGDYALAQNLYTQALSLAPTDKTLNYFAQVARNASTYGPAATQAFSRAYASLDAGRRAEALAGFQEAARSAPNFPEAQREAGRLALEAGDTGAALSAYQALAALPGATDSDRYNLGLAQEGQQYGLRAVQTFRTAYGKYSAGDKAGAEAGFLQATTASANYGKAWAWLGRVRYEAKNYAGAAEAYGRAVALDPGDKTSAYFLKLAQQGK